One genomic segment of Myxococcales bacterium includes these proteins:
- the gspG gene encoding type II secretion system major pseudopilin GspG has product MRKFWGDVRGMTLIEIMVVITILGLIATVVTVNVMDSLDEAKQKTAMSQIKVFEEALEHFRRDNGYYPSTEQGLAALVERPTIGRLPKRYPPNGYLKGGRLPQDPFGCDYQYFQPGQQGHPYEIYSLGADCQEGGEGADADISSSDAMN; this is encoded by the coding sequence ATGAGGAAGTTTTGGGGTGATGTGAGAGGTATGACGCTTATCGAGATCATGGTCGTTATCACGATCCTTGGTCTTATCGCTACAGTCGTTACTGTCAACGTGATGGATAGCCTTGATGAGGCAAAGCAGAAGACTGCGATGTCGCAGATAAAGGTTTTTGAAGAGGCTCTGGAACACTTCAGAAGGGATAACGGGTATTATCCTTCCACCGAGCAGGGGCTTGCCGCCCTCGTTGAGCGACCCACCATAGGAAGGCTTCCCAAGAGATATCCCCCTAACGGCTATCTCAAAGGGGGAAGGCTTCCTCAGGATCCATTCGGGTGCGACTATCAGTACTTTCAGCCAGGCCAACAGGGACATCCCTATGAGATTTATTCTCTTGGCGCCGACTGCCAGGAAGGCGGGGAAGGGGCTGATGCCGATATAAGCTCTTCTGATGCCATGAACTGA